The DNA segment GGTTAAACACTAATAATGCTTTGAAGTGTTTGATACACACCCttcacaaaacaacaaaaaaaacacACCTACTAGCATTGAATTACGTTGGTATATGGTAACAATGAAGAATGAATCTCAATATCTCTAACCAATTAATCCCAACAACTTCATTGGCAAATAGGTTGAGTATCATACATAAAGGTCATAACTTGCAATAATTAACATGTTGGTTTTCTCTTACACATTCAATTAAAATTCCAAACTGCTTATAAATACTGTAAATTCTTTTACAACAAGCCTGTTAAATACTTACCAAAATCAAACAGTAAAAGTGGTGAAATTTAATGCTAATGTAAATGGTTTCTTCTACCTCCTGCGATGTGGTCCTTCATCTATAGGTGGTGGTTGTCCGTGACTGATATGATTTCACCGAAATGTTATTTCTTCAACCATTCATTTAAATTTCACACAGTGAAGAATCATCTAGACTAAGAACTTCAATTAATCATGTTTCAATTAATAGTATAGAAGTAAATTGATGCACCGAGTCATTTCACTAGTACAATGACAATGAAGTTAGAAGTAGAACAGAAGAAGGTACATATTATTGTGTTAATTTTCCCATTTGAACCTTTTTGTGAGATCATAACTATAGCCACTACCTACCAGCAACTAAAGTCAAGAACCTCAGGATCTAAGCCAGTAGCCAGAAGTTCTTCTGCCACCTTGTGCTGATAAGGTAGCCATTGTTGCCTTGACTTCTCTTCCTCACTCCAATTGCCAAGCACTCTGCATTGTTGATGCAGTACTCAGCAAACTCCTCTGAGCTGCTTATACTGTTGTTTCCACACAAGCTGCAACAATTACTCAGTTAAACTTCAAAAGCTCAATGCTTTTAAGCAAATGTTAAGTAACtttataaatttagtttttacaGTCCAATAAGATTTTATTACTTTACCCATCATATTCAATAACAGGAcatgataataatatttcatattcaGAAATGTAAATTACTAATTagttatctttaaaataattgataaccATAATTTATGATAAATTGACTATGCATGGTAAAATTGttaattcttttaataattatataaaatatgatttttataaCTGATTTTTCATTCATCGAATATCAAAAAAATCCGaactataatatattaaattaaactttGATCAATAATATATTGGCTGGTTGGTCTAGATTTGTCGGTGCATTTTAGAAGGTATAGAGCAATAATGGTTAACTGGGGAATAACAATTAAAATTGTGATGTAtacatgtaaataaataatatataaaatagttcaTAAAAGTATCAAAATCGTAATCATCGATTTCTCAATTCAGTTCATCACTCTGCATTTTACTGCATAAAGTGCAACGAGCCAAATTAAAATGAATAGAAAAAGGTTTCGAAGTTTGAGAGTTGAGATTGAAGGTTGGAAATTGCATTCATGTGTAATCCTACCAGCTAAGAAGAGGAGAGGGCTTCTTTTGACCCAATACCAAGATTGAAACTTCCAGCTTCTTCACTTGACTCATCACTGTGGCCAGTTTTGGTCCTTGGATTACAAGTGCTTCCACTTCCACCTATGTCAGATCAAGATAGTGTcaataaatttaacttttatttttctgaGGGGGGAATGTGGGATGAAAAGCTGAACAAACATAGGAGTTTTCTCATCATTTCCTTCTGGAAAGTGAAAATAAAGAAGTGGAATAATACAGGAATCTCAGACCCTTTGTCCtctaaagaagagaaaaagttCAAAAACATTATGGGTAAAAGAAATgtgtatgattttattttaaataatgtaaaagGGTATAAGGAAGGAACATCATAGCTCCCTCTTTTTGAACAGCACAGAAGATTCAAGACCAActtgaataaaaaaactcaAGATCTACCAAACACAATCTGCCAAGGTCCATGCCACACATCAATTAATCAAAGAAAACGAAAATGGAGAGAATGGACACAACATGGCCTATGTTTTGTCACCTGGACCATATAAGAAATGAAGTTCAAGACTCAAGAGTAACATGTTAAGTAGTATGAGTATATATGATCCAGGCATTTACCTCTGGCTTGCAATCTTTGCAAAGGGAACCAAGATGATTGACTAGATAGGTAGAGCAAGAAGATTGAGAGCCTCTGTGAGGAGGAAGAACAAGAAGCAAAGTGAGCAAATCACCCTTATTAGCTACATGAGTGAGTGCCCACATCATTGCATGCTTGGAATGTGAAGTGTGATCCACCAGCACCATCACTCTCTTTTTCCCCACCATCCCACTGTCCTCATTCCCATACATGGCAAAACCTTCCATTTGGCTCAGACTAGCTTCACATCCCCTGTCCTTCCCACCCCACCTACTTGATGTTGATTTCCAAGCCTCCTTCACACTCAATTGCTTCAATAATGACCCTGAACCTTGCATTGTGTCCTTCACACCCCCTCTGgatgatatataaaaaaaaatatgtaaaagtgCAGCAATGTTGTTGGTGAGAAGTGATAGAGTAGAGGGTGGAGGGTGAGAGTGTAGCAGAGGTTATTGCTGTTGTAGAAGAGACATACATAAAAAGGGGTTGAGAGGGGTAAGAAAGGGGTTGTGCAGAGGGAAGTGTCACGGGAATCACTAGCTAGTTATGGCTTTACTCTACCATGATGTTGTAGTCTCATTGATGATGAAAGATAGGATTTCTGAACCATCACTCAcctattctgattcagattctTTTGTACTTTAGCAACATTAGTTTAACATCTTCTGCCATAATAAACTGACTCATCAGGATTTCTCTTACAATCataatataaaactaaattacTCACAAACTATGGGTTACCTCATGCCACATGCCACATGAGCCACATGATGTAAAGTGGTCCATCTTTGaagaagttaaaataaaaaaatagacagCACTAATCAGTGTACTGGGAGATTCCCAAAGCCATTATGGGCTAACGGATGGGTCTAAGAACAACTTTTGCATGCACACTAGTTTTGCATTGTCACATCAGTGAATGATGAAGTTTGATGCAGCAGTACTTCACTGATAAATACCAAACAGTGTACTCCATCAATTTCCATTATTAGTTTCTGGAATTTCAGACACAAATTAAGAAATTTATACTCCATTCTTATTATTGGATTTAGAAAACTTTACCGGCTCATGTCATTTTGCTACgcttttctttttatctttgttatattaaataacaaagtaaataatattaataaatattatttccttgtaaatttaaataatcttaATTAAGCTAGAATAACACcatataagtttatttttttattatgatcgtagtaaataaataaataatctctacatttttagtaaaattatttataatttattaattcaatatttttttataataaaaatttaagacaTCATCTTAAAATTATTCCTCAAAAGtacaataatttaatattaagatttaaattaaataataatctagTGATATTTTTTGAcattaatgttttatttgaatttgaagaTGTATTTAAATGAATGGATTTGAAAAGAAATGATGAAGAAAGTGAGGTTATTTGAATTAAGATAAATAGAGtgaaaattataagaaaagTTTGTAAAAGTTTGTGATAGATGTGATATGCGTGAttgaaattgtaattttttaaatgaaaaatataagattataaatttatccttgtatataaaaattgttgcaaaatgaatttgattgatttattggtgaattataattttttataattaaaaagctatttttggtaattaaaatattattttcattattatgttAGAgctaattttaagaaaaaatattaattatgtaaaataatcataatatatttatttatgattgtcATAAACTTTATTtggttcaattaaaaaaattatattatgaattatttatttatgaattatagTTGTTTGTAGTTAAgtaattattttcaatatgaaataacattatttttagtATAGTGTTAAAgttaatttcagaaaaaaaatatgaattatgtaaAATATACATAACATATTTATGACtgtcaaaaaatttatttagtttaattaaaaaaattataaatttgtaaaggaAAAAAAGTATGTGAAAAATTGGAAATTTAGTAAATTTGTTTATGTTGAAGGGAAATTATGAGAAAGAACATGAAATTATAATAATGTTCCAGAAAATAATAACAATGATACATTGGAATATGTATCATTCAAAATACTCTCAAAAGTCATGAAGTTGTTATTGTAGGCGGTTAATCCTGTCATGAACTTTGTCGAAATGTGTGTTGATGTTGAGGTTCATCTTGATCAATTCCTGTAACTCTTGAATTCCACTCCAAATTTGTGGTATCAATTCAGATTGATCATGGATTGCCTCACATGAACATCCTCGTCCGAGATGGCTAGGTCAACATCATCTTCGTCATCTTTCTCATCATCCAGTTGATTTGTCCCATATTGCTACACACCATGTACTTGATGGATATTTAACTTCTTCATTGTTTTTTCAAAGAAGTGGGATCATCTGAGCTCGAGACTTGTTTCGAGCGATAAACCGACTTCACACATATTAATGATATGTGTGATGAGCATGCCATAGGGAAGAAGCATGTTGTTGTCTCAACATTTGATCACGTGTGCCATTATATAATGGGGTCAATTAatcacaatattattttttatttcctatAACATAGAAAATATTTGCATGCAACAATTGAGAATAATTACTTTGTTGTGGACTCAAGATGTGAACAAATGTGTAACAGAGTAGTTTGTCATCTTCTAACAGACTACTTATAATCCTAACATTACGACCCTACATCATTGGCTTGATCATGGTTGCTAATGTCATATCACGATTGTAGTTCAGATCATTGATAAGTGTAGCacgtcaaaagtaataatttttccctaaggacggatatcgaacccaccAGAAACAGTTGAATTATCAAGAATAAGACTCACTAAATAGAAACacaataataaagtttgttgaaAGTTTGTTATAATGATTGcaagaattataaagaaaacAAGTAAAAGAGTTTGTTagttcaattgggaaaattggaactgaggttcatccttcttactcttttgtattttgaaaagcataatactattctatcatttgattgatgttgatgcccgtataaaagtcatttatattggtttctcacatataaaattattaagagagtctcctaaatatcaattcctcgcatatttataaaaactccttagCATTATGATTAGAtgttgataacaattaacatttcaaatctattactagcattcaaatatgttaagcattgtCATTTGGGTCAGAAACTTAGAGATACTTtttagtcaaatctaaggatcttgATCATGGTAAAcaagcattacaaataaaatgacaatagcaatcatcaatcaaaaacataatattatatttaaatatcacttcaatatataagagtttgaagagattactcccaatcccaaagggtagaattagtcactcatattggccattacaagcacggaaagcaagaaaagaagatccaggatgtttctccATGACGactgcctcctctagggttttctaaTACCTTGTATTCTCCCAATTGATGTTTAGGGTTAAGCCtcacgcctcatatttaacctagttgggcttaGACTAAGTGACTTCTCGTTTGGGCGAGTTGGACGAAAAAGGCCCAACGTGTTTGGAGTGAACTCGCCTGGGTGAGATTGGGATCGTTTAGTCTATGAGCTTCTGGCTTGGGTGAGTGCTTGAGCGTTCCAActtttcctttttatctttgtctattttcctttttccctttcatctttgtctattttcctttttccctttcatcttcttccttagaatcttgaaattaacacaattttgataataaatcattcttattcaaattataatcacaaaatatgtaaaaatgtttaaattcataaattaagggttATATTGTagatattttatcaattaatatccattagttcttgtattttaatatgaaatattacttaaatatGACACGTATCAATCATCAAAAGGGTTTGCAACATTCACTTTCATTCTCTGGTACCTCAATTTAGCCAACGCCACCCAATATGAAGGGCCAACAATAATTCTCTTCCGGTTCGCCTTAGAACAAAGGGTACCATCGTCTGTGATATGAAGATTTGCATAAAAGACTTTCATCATATCCTCAAAACATCCATATCTCAACATCACAAATTGTTTCAATCCTTGACATTCCAAATTATGGTTAAATTCAAACAATGTTACCTGAAAGAAGGGAAAATTCATTACTTTAAAGGCCCCGATCAATTTGTTATAAAATCCTCCACCATACTCCAACATTTGCTCTCccttagtaaaaaaattatgattgatTAAGAAGGTCTTCAATACTGGGGGTTCGTGCAAGAGGAACTAAATCATCTGTATGGGCTTTTCCCATATCCTACCAACGACTACGCTGTCTGTTAGAAGATGAATATGTCATTCCTACAAAACTTAGCACATTTTTTAGATAAAATCAATGAACAATTGCATACAATTTGATGATAATAACCAAAACAAAGacctaacattaaataaataaataaaaagttgcaAGCCTCATATTGGAGGAATatactatatttaaattaaaaacaagtgTCAATTCGTGTCATAAATAAAACTACAAATCCAATAACAAAAACAACTTTTCATAACTAAATACAACAATAATGTAGATGGTTTTGGGAGTCCCAATCAGTATCTTTCTCATCTGTCTCTCGAGGGACATGCCAAAGAGTTGTTTTATGATATTAGGGTGAATACATAGGAAGTCATAACAGTTTTCCAAGACATTGATATCTTGTATGTTCACCTGCACTAACATTTCCTAGATATAAGATTCAGAGTACTGGAAAGCTACAATACGATAGATAGTCCCAATGTCTTAACATAATAGTTTATTACGTTGCTCTTTCGCAACTACATGTCTTTTATATTGCAGATTTTCTTCCGTAGCTTTAGTCATAACTTATTTGTCTAAGCGCTACCCCTCCCAAGGAAATCAATGACTCCATCAAGCCTTATATTAAGCTTGTCAAATTGTGCGTTAATCACCTTCACCATGGGGGCTTTTATTTTTGAACCTCTAGAGGAAGAAGTACCACTTGGTGTTTGAGATGGTTGAGATGGTGTCGATGGGTTGTCGAAGTCAGACTAGGGTTGTATGAATCGGCAAGCGGCATAGGTGAGTGAAAAGTTAGTTTCCTATTGTGTCGCATCAAATTTTGGCTCCTCCAGGATGTAGTCCATATTGTTATCTTTAAGATCTACATTGAAATGTTGTATATGGACATAACATCTGGCTTGCCAAGTTGTCCTCGCCCTATGCCTAATAGCATGATCAACCCCTCATAACTCCTCCATCAAGTTGTAGTGTCTGATAGTTTTAACACACCACTGTGCGGTTGAGGGCTTTGCCTGAAAATGATTGAAAACAATTACATTGATATTCGTAAAGAGTGGTTAATTATGTAGGGTGAACTATGGGTTGAATATGTTACCTGAATTAAGACATCGCACATTTCATCCTCAGCCTCGAAACATTTTGAGGTTTTGTTCCATACAAAACCACTAAGTCCACTAAATAGATTGTGGACCTCGCGCCATCTGTCCTATAGAATTTTCTATCTATTTTGACATTGTTCTTTGTAATCCCTACCAATCCATAGGGATTCAAATATGTTAGAGTAACCCTAATTCGCCCAACTGTTATAAACTCGGTTACCCAATCATACCTCATCGACTATGGCACTCAtcagtaaaaaaattatgtatgcGGTCGATTTTGTGAACTCATGGATTCTTGCAAATGGCTATGGAGAAATACTCTTCTCGTGATCCATGTTAaaacctaataaaaaaataaacatttgcaataacaacaataattgcATACATAAATATTCATAAAGGTCGCATATCAACATTAAACCAATAAATTATTCtcacaaacataaaaaaattgattacataaaattaattattagaatAATATGTCcacataaaattaatattgtatCCTGAATGTGTGACCCGAGCCTATCGTCATCTTCACGAGTTTGCGAGTGTGACAAATCTATATCTCCTTCCATCAACTCGCAATCAACTTCTTCAAACAAAAGTTGATCATTATCGGCCCCACAAAGAAAGTTATGTATAACATGCTAAAACAGTATTTGTTATAGACTCCAAAGAGTAATGATGCTTCGTTTCACTAGCTATAATTAGGAATCCTTTTTTAGGACACCAAATTTTCCTTCAATAACATTTCAAAGTGATGAATGACGATGATTGAACAACTTGCGGACATTTTGTGAACATTTTCGGGAGTACTCTTTCAGATGGTTTTGAACTCTGCAATATGGTGTTACAACTTGGGGTTTTAGCATAAAACTCGTGTCTCCAAGGTAGTATTTTCCTACAACCATCCATTCATAGTTATTAATTATAAGTATTGTGATGAAATTAATATTGTACACTCCAAAACATAGTCAACTCACCTTCCGGAATGACCAATGGATCAACTCGTACAAATGCATCCTTCAATATCCTAGAATTAAAGGTTGTTTCTTCTGACCCAATGAGAACTTATGTGAATTTCGTGTCAAAATCACAAGCTACAAATACGTTTTGAGTTAGCCATTCTTTTTTTCAACAAAAACTTTGAGCAT comes from the Phaseolus vulgaris cultivar G19833 chromosome 8, P. vulgaris v2.0, whole genome shotgun sequence genome and includes:
- the LOC137826327 gene encoding uncharacterized protein, which produces MQGSGSLLKQLSVKEAWKSTSSRWGGKDRGCEASLSQMEGFAMYGNEDSGMVGKKRVMVLVDHTSHSKHAMMWALTHVANKGDLLTLLLVLPPHRGSQSSCSTYLVNHLGSLCKDCKPEVEVEALVIQGPKLATVMSQVKKLEVSILVLGQKKPSPLLSCLCGNNSISSSEEFAEYCINNAECLAIGVRKRSQGNNGYLISTRWQKNFWLLA